One window of the Methylocystis parvus OBBP genome contains the following:
- a CDS encoding OmpA family protein, whose protein sequence is MSDMSTSGGAEAFEKIKALLLGDTARRLDQTAERVERLDTRLGDESKFSISTGDALVDAFKHAEEKRPRDLSNALAPSVVSIIRSEIRNSKDMMVEALYPIMGRLVTAAVAGAFRDLVESLNTRIDALVSANSWRLRMRAMATGRSMAEVALAEAEAGRLKRALLLERGSGRLLAIWPVKEDGAEGGNADLESGMIAAITEFATKVYADKGGELRMLDMGAGKVFLRASPQVIVAGEFGGELSGQNERRLDEAFLSIVEMHEKDEASCTPDAIGGLLNGALAAPAKPKSKTPVMIFGAVVAGLIVWFSWQPAVNAYREWRILGAYDEAMAAHPALAQYPLRLVIDPEGGRVVLRGLAANETEPLAIAEAVSHASPYRVEREIQIVALASQTAQDLRAGETRAAATLQEAQSQIEALRGELKEARATLERLTQEHDAPRAKLRRFVENFAVFFSDSDTLIDPGATAARLDQLATLLKESDSGLRVVGYADDVGATVSSRSASRKRADKIVAMLVERGVPRSRLALVSRSTLNPIADSALDTIRSRRVSFELPYAGEFDVR, encoded by the coding sequence ATGTCTGACATGTCGACGTCCGGCGGCGCGGAGGCGTTCGAGAAGATCAAGGCGCTTCTGCTCGGCGACACCGCGCGCCGACTGGACCAGACGGCCGAGCGCGTCGAAAGGCTCGATACGCGCCTCGGCGACGAGAGCAAGTTTTCGATCTCGACCGGCGACGCCCTTGTCGACGCCTTCAAACACGCCGAAGAGAAGCGTCCGCGCGACCTCAGCAACGCGCTCGCGCCGTCCGTGGTCTCCATCATCCGGTCGGAGATCAGGAACTCCAAGGACATGATGGTGGAGGCGCTCTATCCCATCATGGGCCGTCTCGTGACCGCTGCCGTGGCGGGCGCCTTTCGAGACCTCGTGGAGAGTCTCAATACGCGCATAGACGCGCTCGTCTCCGCCAATTCATGGCGTTTGCGGATGCGCGCCATGGCGACCGGCCGCAGCATGGCGGAGGTCGCCCTCGCCGAGGCCGAGGCGGGGCGTCTGAAGCGCGCCTTGCTTCTCGAGCGCGGAAGCGGGCGGCTTCTCGCCATCTGGCCCGTGAAGGAAGACGGCGCGGAAGGCGGCAACGCCGACCTCGAAAGCGGCATGATCGCCGCCATCACCGAATTCGCCACGAAGGTGTATGCCGACAAGGGCGGCGAATTGCGCATGCTCGACATGGGGGCGGGCAAGGTTTTTCTGCGCGCGTCGCCGCAGGTCATCGTCGCGGGCGAATTCGGCGGGGAGCTGTCCGGCCAGAATGAGCGGCGGCTGGACGAGGCTTTCCTTTCCATCGTGGAGATGCACGAAAAGGACGAGGCGTCGTGCACGCCCGACGCGATCGGCGGGTTGCTGAACGGCGCGCTCGCGGCCCCCGCCAAGCCAAAGAGCAAGACGCCGGTGATGATCTTCGGCGCCGTCGTGGCGGGGCTCATCGTCTGGTTCAGCTGGCAGCCCGCCGTGAACGCTTATCGCGAATGGCGCATTCTCGGCGCTTATGACGAAGCGATGGCGGCGCATCCCGCGCTCGCTCAATATCCGTTGCGCCTCGTCATCGATCCTGAAGGCGGCCGCGTCGTTCTGCGCGGGCTGGCGGCCAATGAGACCGAGCCGCTCGCAATCGCCGAAGCCGTCTCTCACGCATCACCTTACCGCGTCGAACGGGAAATCCAGATCGTTGCGCTCGCCTCGCAAACCGCTCAGGATCTGCGCGCCGGCGAGACGCGCGCCGCCGCGACGCTGCAGGAAGCGCAATCGCAGATCGAGGCGCTGCGGGGCGAATTGAAAGAGGCGCGAGCGACGCTCGAACGTCTGACGCAAGAGCATGACGCGCCGCGCGCGAAGCTGCGGCGTTTCGTCGAGAATTTCGCTGTGTTCTTCTCGGATTCCGACACGCTGATCGACCCGGGCGCGACCGCCGCGCGGCTGGACCAATTGGCGACGCTGCTCAAGGAGAGCGATAGCGGTCTGCGCGTCGTCGGCTATGCCGACGATGTCGGCGCGACGGTTTCGAGCCGGTCCGCTTCCCGCAAGCGCGCGGACAAAATCGTCGCCATGCTGGTGGAGCGCGGCGTGCCCCGAAGCCGGCTCGCCCTCGTCTCGCGCTCGACCCTCAACCCCATCGCGGATTCGGCCCTCGACACCATCCGCAGCCGCCGCGTCTCCTTCGAACTGCCCTATGCCGGGGAGTTCGACGTGCGATGA
- a CDS encoding integration host factor subunit alpha: protein MTRQAIALAIFERVSGISRREAKRLTDCVIDEMVETLVSGETLKLHDFGSFVVREKHERAGRNPRTGAPVAIDARRVVVFKASPNMKASINGEAPAPGGKPKRARKRAPEKDSSGSSSDDRHAIERTLVKA, encoded by the coding sequence TTGACGCGTCAGGCGATCGCGCTCGCCATCTTCGAGCGCGTCAGCGGCATTTCGCGCCGCGAAGCCAAGCGGCTGACGGACTGCGTGATCGACGAGATGGTCGAAACGCTGGTTTCCGGAGAGACGTTGAAACTCCACGATTTCGGCTCCTTCGTCGTTCGCGAGAAGCACGAGCGCGCGGGCCGTAATCCGCGCACCGGGGCTCCCGTGGCGATCGATGCGCGGCGCGTCGTCGTCTTCAAGGCCTCGCCGAACATGAAGGCCTCGATCAATGGGGAGGCTCCCGCGCCCGGCGGGAAACCCAAACGCGCTCGCAAGCGCGCGCCGGAGAAAGACAGCTCCGGCTCCAGTTCCGACGACCGACATGCGATCGAGCGGACCCTGGTCAAAGCGTAA
- a CDS encoding Rab family GTPase, with amino-acid sequence MISAKVMLLGDIGVGKSSLARRFVFDRFESDYKTTIGVDVLTHDVALGPEAENATLRFVLWDTDGDFGVRIFETVYLAGASAAIVVADATRPATLVKMAGLVARFEERFPGRPVCGIVNKIDLVPEFRLAGEAAPHMDVVYASAKTGQGVEEMFLALGRTIWRRS; translated from the coding sequence ATGATATCGGCGAAAGTCATGTTGCTGGGGGATATCGGCGTCGGCAAGTCGTCGCTGGCGCGCCGCTTCGTCTTCGATCGCTTCGAGAGCGACTACAAGACGACGATCGGCGTCGACGTCCTCACCCATGACGTCGCGCTTGGCCCGGAGGCGGAGAACGCGACGCTGCGCTTTGTCCTTTGGGACACGGACGGCGATTTCGGCGTGCGGATTTTCGAGACCGTCTATCTTGCCGGCGCGTCGGCCGCGATTGTCGTCGCCGACGCCACCCGGCCGGCGACGCTCGTCAAGATGGCGGGCCTCGTCGCCAGGTTCGAAGAGCGTTTTCCCGGCCGTCCCGTCTGTGGAATCGTAAACAAGATTGACCTTGTCCCGGAGTTCCGCCTCGCCGGAGAAGCGGCGCCGCATATGGATGTCGTCTACGCCAGCGCCAAGACCGGGCAGGGCGTGGAAGAGATGTTTCTGGCGCTCGGGCGGACGATCTGGCGGCGGTCCTGA
- a CDS encoding response regulator: protein MSDREKIRLVIAEDQTVIRKALSALLALEEDIDVVATAADGEQAVAAALTYAPDVILMDLKMPRMDGVAATRAILAKAPQTRVVMLTTFDADELVFEAISAGASGYLLKEAEESEILAAIRGAASGEPRLSPSIASKILAEFRRVKTYVKPAASPGVEDEEPLTDREKDVLAHVAAGKGNREIAKEMGLAEGTVKNHVSTILAKLHLRSRTELAIRALSER from the coding sequence TTGAGCGATCGGGAAAAGATACGCCTCGTGATCGCCGAGGATCAGACGGTGATCCGCAAGGCGCTCTCGGCGCTATTGGCGTTGGAAGAGGATATAGACGTCGTCGCCACCGCGGCGGACGGCGAACAGGCGGTCGCCGCCGCCCTCACCTACGCGCCCGACGTTATTTTGATGGATCTCAAGATGCCGCGTATGGACGGCGTCGCGGCCACCCGCGCCATTCTCGCCAAGGCGCCGCAGACGCGCGTCGTCATGCTGACGACCTTCGACGCGGACGAACTCGTCTTCGAGGCGATTTCGGCCGGCGCTTCGGGCTATCTCCTCAAGGAGGCGGAAGAGAGCGAAATTCTGGCGGCCATCCGCGGCGCGGCGAGCGGCGAGCCCCGTCTGTCGCCCAGCATCGCCTCAAAGATTCTGGCCGAGTTTCGTCGGGTGAAGACATATGTGAAACCGGCGGCCTCTCCCGGCGTCGAGGACGAGGAGCCGCTGACAGATCGCGAAAAAGACGTGCTGGCCCATGTCGCCGCGGGCAAAGGCAACCGCGAGATCGCAAAAGAAATGGGACTGGCGGAAGGGACAGTCAAAAACCACGTCTCGACGATCCTCGCCAAGCTGCATCTGCGCAGCCGGACGGAACTCGCTATCCGGGCGCTCTCGGAGCGCTGA